The sequence GATAGAGTTACCTACCTTTTATTCCACTCAAAGTGCAGAAATATTTGCAAAAGGTTCAGTAAATCTTTTAAATAAACTTTCTTGTAGTCATATAGTTTTTGGTTCTGAAAGTAATGATTTAGATAAATTGAAAAGAATAGCAACTATCTCTTTGACAAAAGAGTTTGAACTTTCTTTAAGAGAATTTTTAGCAGAAGGTTTTTCTTATCCTACTGCATTTTCAAAAGTCTTATTTGATGAAAAATTAGGCTCTAATGATATATTGGCTTTGGAATATCTAAGAGCAATAAAGACTATAAATTCTAAGATTGAAGCATATTGTATAAAAAGAGAGAAAACAGGCTATTATGATGATGAAAAAGATAATTTTTCAAGTGCAACTTATATTAGAAAAATTTTGTTAGATTCTAATGAGAAGAAAGAGAATAAATTAAATAAAATTAAAAATTTAGTTCCAGAGTTTTCATATAAGATTTTAGAGGAAAATTTTGGAGTTTTTTCATGTCTAAGTGATTTTTATGATTTAATAAAATATAACATAATAAAAAATTGTTCAGAATTAAAAAATATTCAAGATTTAGAAATAGGTTTAGAAAACAGACTGTATAAATATTCACTTGAAAATTTAAAATTTGAAGATTTTTTTAATGAAGTTTTAACAAAAAGAATAACTATTTCAAGATTACAAAGAATATTGTTGCATTCTTTATTTAATTTAACAGAAAATATAACTGAGAAAGTAAAAAATGAAGTTCCTTTTGTTAAGATTTTAGGCTTTTCAACTAAGGGACAAAAATACTTAAATTATTTGAAAAAATCAAAAAATTATAATGAAAGAAAAATTTTAACTTCTAATAGAAATTTAAAAGAGATTTTAAATGAAGAAGAAGCAAAATTATTTAATTTTAATGAGTTATGTTCACAGATTTATCGTATAAAATCAAGTTATATAAATATTGGTTATCCAATAATTAAAAAAGATTAACTTCATTTTATAATAGTTAATCTTTTTTAGATATTGATATTTTATATAAATTGATAGTATAATTATATAATGAAATAAATTTTATAAAAGGAAGGGAAATGAAATGGATTCAAAAAAATATTCTACATTGAAAGAAAGATTTTTAAGGTATGTAAAATTTAATACTCGTTCAGATGATGCAAGTGAAACAATTCCGTCAACACCATCACAAATGGAATTTGCCAAGATGTTAAAAAAAGAATTAGAAGAATTAGGATTAAGTAATATTTTTATAAATAAGGCATGTTTTGTAAATGCAACTTTACCAAGTAACATAGATAAAAAAGTTGCTACTGTTGGTTTTATTGCACACATGGATACAGCAGATTTTAATGCAGAAGGAATTAGTCCACAAATTGTAGAAAACTATGATGGAAAAGATATAGTTTTAAATAAAGAACAAAATATAGTTTTAAAAGTTGAAGAATTTCCTAATTTAAAAAACTATATTTCTAAGACATTAATTACAACAGATGGTACAACTTTACTTGGAGCAGATGATAAATCAGGAATAGTTGAAATCATTGAAGCAGTTAAATATTTGAAAGAACATCCTGAAATTAAGCATGGGGATATAAAAATTGCTTTTGGACCAGATGAAGAAATTGGTAGAGGAGCAGACTATTTTGATGTAAAAGAATTTGCAGCAGATTATGCTTACACTATGGATGGAGGCCCTATTGGAGAATTAGAATATGAAAGTTTTAATGCTGCACAAGCTAAGTTTAAAATAAAAGGTGTTAGTGTACACCCAGGAACTGCAAAAGGAAAAATGATAAATGCAAGTTTGATTGCAAGTGAAATTATAGAAATGTTCCCAAAAGATGAAGTTCCTGAAAAAACAGAAGGTTATGAAGGTTTTTATTTCTTAGATGAAATGAAATCTAATTGTGAAGAAGGAGAAGTAGTTTACATTATAAGAGACCATGATAAAGCTAAGTTTTTAGCAAAAAAAGAATTTGTGAAAGAATTAGTTGAAAAAGTAAATAAAAAATATGGAAGAGAAGTAGTTAAACTTGAATTAAAAGATGAATATTACAATATGGGAGAAATTATAAAAGACCATATGTATGTTGTGGATATAGCAAAACAAGCTATGGAAAATTTAGGAATAAAACCACTTATTAAAGCTATTCGTGGTGGAACAGATGGCTCTAAAATTTCATTTATGGGATTGCCTACACCAAATATTTTTGCTGGTGGAGAAAATTTCCATGGAAAATATGAATTTGTTGCTCTTGAAAGTATGGAAAAGGCAACAGATGTTATAGTAGAGATTGTAAAGTTAAACGCAGAAAGGTAATAAAAGATGAAATTTTTACCAACTACAAAAGAGGAAATGAAAAATCTAGGTTGGGACAGTATTGACGTTCTTCTGATTTCAGGAGATACATATTTAGATACTTCATATAATGGAAGTGTATTAGTTGGAAAATGGCTTGTAGAACATGGCTTCAAGGTTGGGATAATAGCTCAACCAGAAGTTGATGTTCCTGATGATATAACTCGTTTGGGAGAACCTAATTTATTTTTTGCTGTATCTGGTGGTTGTGTTGATTCTATGGTAGCAAACTACACTGCAACTAAAAAGAGAAGACAACAGGATGATTTTACACCAGGTGGAGTAAATAATAAAAGACCAGATAGAGCAGTTTTAGTTTATTCAAATATGATTCGTAGATTTTTTAAAGGAACTACGAAGAAAATTGTAATAAGTGGAATTGAGTCAAGTTTAAGAAGAATAACTCACTATGATTATTGGACTAATAAATTGAGAAAACCTATTTTATTTGATGCTAAGGCAGATATTTTATCCTATGGCATGGGAGAAATGTCTATGTTACAATTAGCAAATGCTTTAAAAAATGGGGAAGATTGGAAAAATATTAAAGGACTTTGTTATTTAAGTAAGGAAATGAAACAAGATTACTTATCTTTGCCATCTCATTCTGAATGTCTTGCAGATAAAGATAATTTTATAGAAGCTTTTCATACTTTTTATTTGAATTGTGACCCTATAACAGCAAAGGGACTTTGTCAAAAATGTGATGATAGATATTTAATTCAAAATCCTCCATCAGAAAGTTATTCAGAAGAGATAATGGATAAAATTTACTCTATGGAATTTGCTAGAGATGTACACCCTTACTATAAAAAAATGGGAGCAGTTAGAGCATTGGATACTATAAAATATTCTGTTACAACTCATAGGGGTTGCTATGGAGAATGTAATTTCTGTGCAATAGCTATTCATCAAGGCAGAACTATTATGTCAAGAAGTCAAAGTTCAATAGTAGAGGAAGTTAAAAATATTGCGGGAACACCTAAATTTCATGGTAATATTTCTGATGTAGGTGGACCAACAGCAAATATGTATGGACTTGAATGTAAGAAAAAATTAAAACTTGGTGCTTGTCCTGATAGAAGATGTCTGTACCCTAAAAAATGTCTTCATTTACAAGTAAATCATAATAATCAGGTGGAACTTTTAAAGAAGTTAAAGAAAATTCCAAATATAAAAAAGATTTTTATAGCTTCAGGAATTAGATATGATATGATTTTAGATGATAATAAATGTGGGCAAATGTATTTGAAAGAAATAATAAAAGACCACATTTCAGGGCAGATGAAAATTGCACCTGAACATACAGAAGATAAAATATTGGGACTTATGGGAAAAGATGGAAAATCTTGTCTGAATGAATTTAAAAATCAATTCTATAAAATAAATAATGAATTAGGGAAAAAACAATTTTTAACTTATTATTTAATTGCTGCTCATCCAGGGTGTAAAGATAAAGATATGATGGATTTAAAAAGATATGCTTCACAGGAATTGAGAGTTAATCCTGAACAAGTACAAATTTTTACACCAACTCCATCAACTTATTCAACATTGATGTATTATACAGAGAAAGACCCTTTTACAAATCAAAAGTTATTTGTTGAAAAAGATAATGGAAAAAAGCAAAAACAAAAAGATATAGTTACTGAAAAAAGGAAAAATAGAAAATAGATTTATTATAAATGATGTTAATAAAATTTGCTAACATCATTTTTTATATTTATTCCTATCATTTATAAAATTAATTTCATATATAAAATTTTAAATGTTTATATCTCTTGCATTTTTTATTTTTTTGAGTACAATATAATTAGATAAGTTATGTATTCGTTAAAAATAAAATTTTATTTAGGGGGGAGTTTTTTTATGAAAAAATCTGTTAGTTTAAAATTGATCATTTTTAGTTTTCTTTTAGTTTCTGGTAGTATTACTTATTCAGCTACACCAACTATTGAAGCAGGAACTGGTACTGATAGTACAGAGGCAGGAATTGATAATGAAGCTAGTAAAGAAAAGAGTTCAGCTTTTGGATATAAAAATATAGCAGATGGAGAGGAAAGTTCAGCTTTTGGATTTAGTAATACAGCCAGTGGAAAAAGGAGTTCAGCTTTTGGACATAGTAATAAAGCTAGTGGAGAAAGAAGTTCTGCTATTGGATATAATAATGAAGTCACTGGTCTTGAGAGTTCAGTCCTTGGAAATAATTATAAAGTTACTGGAAACCATTCAGGAGCTTTTGGTATAGGTACATATGATGAAGTTAATAGAGTATATAAACGTATAAATGGGGGTGGTAATTCATATATGATAGGTAATGATAATAACATTGCTAAGGGAGCTAATGATAACTTTATTTTAGGTAATGGTGTTGATATTGGTGTTGATAGCAATGGTCGGAAAATTGAGGGTTCAGTTGTTTTAGGGCATGGTTCTAGTGTTTCTGAATCTGAAGTAGTTTCTGTTGGAACCCCTGATGGAGGAAGAAGGATAGTTAATGTACGTGAGGCAAGAATTACTGCTACATCTAATGATGCTACTACTGGTAAACAATTATATCAAGTTGCTAAAGCTACTTCAACAGACATTGATGTTGCTGCTTGGAAAGCTAAATTAGGTGTAGGCTCTGGTGGTGTTGATTTAACTGTTTATAGTAAAAGAGATGCTTCTAATTTAACCGCTACTGATATTTCTGCTTGGAGAACTAAACTTGGTGTTGGTGCTGGTGGAGGTGGTGGAATAGTTAACACTGCGACTGGTACTGGAAGTACAGGACTTGGTATTGATAACACTGTTACTGGTGATTATTCTACTGCTATTGGTTATAAAAATAATGTAAGTGGTAATAAATCTGGTGCTTTTGGTGATCCTAATGTTGTTACTGGAAATGGCTCTTATGCTTTTGGTAATGATAATACTATTAATGGAAACAATAACTTTGTTTTAGGTAATAATGTTACTATTGGAAGTGGTATCCAAAATTCAGTGGCACTTGGTAATAATTCTACTGTATCTTCTTCTAATGAAGTTTCAGTTGGTTCTGCTACTCAAAAAAGAAAAATAACTAATGTAGCTGATGGAGATGTTTCTGCTACATCTACTGATGCTGTTACAGGTAGACAATTATATAAAGCTATGCAAAATTCAGGTGCAACTGGTATAGAAAATTTAAGAAATGAAGTCAATGAAAAAATAGATGATGTTAAAGATGAAGTTAACCATGTAGGTTCTTTAAGCGCTGCTCTTGCCGGATTACATCCTATGCAATATGACCCTAAAGCTCCTACTCAAGTTATGGCTGCATTAGGACATTATAGAAATAAACAATCTGTTGCTGTTGGATTAAGTTATTATTTCAATGATAGATTTATGGTGAGTGCTGGAGTAGCTATTGGTGGTGAAAGAAGAGTAAAGAGCATGGCTAATGTTGGATTCACTGTAAAACTTGGTAAAGGTAGTGGAGTTGAATATAATGAAACTCCTCAATATGTTGTTCAAAATGAGGTTAAAAGATTGACAGTTGAAAATCAAAATTTAAAATCTCAAGTTAATAATCAAGGAAAAGAAAATCAAGAACTAAAAGCAGAAATTAATTCTTTAAATACAAAAAATAAAGAACAAGATGAAAAGATTAAAAATTTAGAAGAAAAATTAAATAGACTATTAAAAAATAAATAGAGCGTGTAGAAAAAAGAAGAAGAAAATAAAATGAATATTTTTAAAGGAGCTGCTTGAATTAAAAATAAATTTCAACAGCTCCTTGATTTTATTTTTGAGCAACAATTAAAAAACGATGGATTTTTCCTTCAACTACACCTTGTTTTTCTAATATTTCTTGTGCTTTAAATAAATTTTCTAAACAATTATTAACAGAAAAATTTGGAAATTCCCATTCAATAATATGTGCATACCAAACAAGAGCTCCAATATCATAAAATTTTATTGGGCAAAAAGCTTCCTGCTCTTGTAAAATTTTAAATCCAGTTTCTTTAAATTTTTTAGATATATTTTTTAAATATAAGTTTGGAAATGGAAACTCAGTCTTGGGTAAAAGTAATTCGATAAGTTCTTTATCATTTTCAGCTCCAACTTGCTGAGTTATAAAAATACCACCAGTTTTTAAAATACGAAATAATTCACTTATATTAAAATTACCATGTTTATTAATTATTATGTCAAATTCATTATCCTTAAAAGGAAGTAAACTAGCTCCATCAGTTTCATAAAGATTTATTCCAAGAGGAACTAAATTTTTTTTACAAAATTCAATATTAGGAGGGTAATTCTCAGTTACACTTGTATTTTTAAAAGGATGTTCAAATGTTAAAAGAAATTCTCCACCACCAGTATCAATATCTAATAATTTGTATTCTGCTTTCAAATATTGTTTAATAATATTTTTATAATCCCAAGGTAAATCATTTTCTTCTTCATATCTTCCATGTATATAAGAAAAATCCCAACCTTGGATATGGGCATTTTTTTCTTCTTCAAGCCAATTTGCTATTAATTTTTTATCCATACTAGAAAAATTCTCCATTATCACAATAGTTATCTCCTGTTAAAGTAAAAAATATAATACAGCAATCTTTATTGTTATTAATTTTCTTAATGAATTTTGTTAGAAAATCTGCAACTTCTTTTTTAATTTTTTCATCTCTGGCAAACCAGTATAACTCAACAAAAGTATAACCATCAACTATTTTTCCATCAAAAATATACTTTGTATTTTGATGTTCTATGGTAAACCAATTTCTATCACAGCCAATAATTTTTGTTAATTCATCAATAATTTCTTTGCTATTTTCAACTATTAAATTTTTTTCTATTCCTCTGATTTTTAAATGTGGCATAAAATCAACTCCTTATTAATAATATTTTTAATATTATTTTAACATAGGAATAAAATTTTCTCTATAAGTTTGTATATTTTTATGTTAAAATTTAAGAATACTAAAGATTAAAAATTAAATTAGAGATGAATATTTATTTTTTGGAGGGATTATGAAAAAGAATTTTATTATCTGTACTTTTATTATTTTCTTATTAGCTTCTTTTACTGTTTTTGCAGAAAGAGAAGTAGATTTAGAAAAACTTGAATATGATGATAAGAGTAAACTTGTTTATCTCGAAGGAGAAAATGAACCTTTTACAGGAATAGCAAAAGATTATTATAAAGATAAAAGTTTAAAAATTGAATTTCCATATAAAAATGGAAAAATGGAAGGTAGAGGAAAAGAGTATTATCCTAGTGGTAAATTCAAATCAGATGCATTTTTTGTTGATGGGTTATTACAAGGAAAATCAATAGGATATTATGAAAATGGAAATTTAGAATATGAAGAAAATTATAAAGATGGTGAACTAGATGGATTAATTAAAGATTATTTTGAAAGTGGAAAAATAAAAGCTGAAATTAATTATAAAAATGGTGAACTAGATGGACCTGCAAAAGAATATTATGAAAATGGGCAAGTATATATTCAAGAAAGCTATAAAAATGGTGAGCTAGATGGAGAATCACTTAATTTTGATGAAAATGGAAATTTAAAATCAAAAGAAGTTTATAAAAATGGAGAATTGGTTGAAAGTTCTAATAAAAATATAGGAGAAGTTTCTATACCAAGTAAAAAGTCAAATACTGAAAGTAAACTTAAATATTATATAGGTATTTCTGCTTTTTTGACTGTTATAATAGGGCTTATAGTTTACACTATTTTTAAAATGCTTACAGCTTTTCCTAAGACTAATCATTTAAGTGATGAACAAAGAAGTAGAATATTTAAAATTTTAATGAAATATGATGAAGGAAAAGATGGATTATTTTCTGCTTACAGAATGAATGGAGTAGGAACAGGTTATTATAGAGTTCGTTCTATGATGGTAGATAATGAAAAAGTGTATATCTATGCAAAGATGTTCTCAATTTTATATATACCAACTCCAATAACTTTGGGCTATCTCCTTTGCTATAATAAAGATAAAATATTAGCTAGTTTCTCTAATACTACTTTTAAAGAAGCAAAAAAAGAAATAGAAGAAACTATTTTACATTTATAGAAATAAAAAAGAATTGTTACATCTAAAATTTTTGTAACAATTCTTTCTTTTTATTCAATTATTAATTATAATGCAGCGTTAACAATACCCATAATTCTTTCTTTTTCTTTTTCAGCAGTAGCTTTTATGTCATAGATTTCTTTTGTTATTTTTTCTACATAAGCTGTATCTTTTATTGAAGATAAATTTACTTTAACATTTAAGATTCCACCTTCAAGTCCTACCATTAAAAGCATAGTTCCTACACCAATATCAGTTATTGCATTTTGGTTTCCATTTGCTAGGATTTCTCCTAGTAAAGAAATAGCTTTTCCAGATAAAACAACTATATCATAAGGAGTTTGGATAGCATATTTTAAAGATTTTTGAATTTCAGCACTT is a genomic window of Fusobacterium nucleatum containing:
- a CDS encoding tRNA(Met) cytidine acetate ligase — its product is MFENVVGLIVEYNPFHNGHLHHIQEIDRLFEDNIKIAVMSGDYVQRGEPSLINKLEKTKIALSQGIDIVIELPTFYSTQSAEIFAKGSVNLLNKLSCSHIVFGSESNDLDKLKRIATISLTKEFELSLREFLAEGFSYPTAFSKVLFDEKLGSNDILALEYLRAIKTINSKIEAYCIKREKTGYYDDEKDNFSSATYIRKILLDSNEKKENKLNKIKNLVPEFSYKILEENFGVFSCLSDFYDLIKYNIIKNCSELKNIQDLEIGLENRLYKYSLENLKFEDFFNEVLTKRITISRLQRILLHSLFNLTENITEKVKNEVPFVKILGFSTKGQKYLNYLKKSKNYNERKILTSNRNLKEILNEEEAKLFNFNELCSQIYRIKSSYINIGYPIIKKD
- the pepT gene encoding peptidase T codes for the protein MDSKKYSTLKERFLRYVKFNTRSDDASETIPSTPSQMEFAKMLKKELEELGLSNIFINKACFVNATLPSNIDKKVATVGFIAHMDTADFNAEGISPQIVENYDGKDIVLNKEQNIVLKVEEFPNLKNYISKTLITTDGTTLLGADDKSGIVEIIEAVKYLKEHPEIKHGDIKIAFGPDEEIGRGADYFDVKEFAADYAYTMDGGPIGELEYESFNAAQAKFKIKGVSVHPGTAKGKMINASLIASEIIEMFPKDEVPEKTEGYEGFYFLDEMKSNCEEGEVVYIIRDHDKAKFLAKKEFVKELVEKVNKKYGREVVKLELKDEYYNMGEIIKDHMYVVDIAKQAMENLGIKPLIKAIRGGTDGSKISFMGLPTPNIFAGGENFHGKYEFVALESMEKATDVIVEIVKLNAER
- a CDS encoding YgiQ family radical SAM protein yields the protein MKFLPTTKEEMKNLGWDSIDVLLISGDTYLDTSYNGSVLVGKWLVEHGFKVGIIAQPEVDVPDDITRLGEPNLFFAVSGGCVDSMVANYTATKKRRQQDDFTPGGVNNKRPDRAVLVYSNMIRRFFKGTTKKIVISGIESSLRRITHYDYWTNKLRKPILFDAKADILSYGMGEMSMLQLANALKNGEDWKNIKGLCYLSKEMKQDYLSLPSHSECLADKDNFIEAFHTFYLNCDPITAKGLCQKCDDRYLIQNPPSESYSEEIMDKIYSMEFARDVHPYYKKMGAVRALDTIKYSVTTHRGCYGECNFCAIAIHQGRTIMSRSQSSIVEEVKNIAGTPKFHGNISDVGGPTANMYGLECKKKLKLGACPDRRCLYPKKCLHLQVNHNNQVELLKKLKKIPNIKKIFIASGIRYDMILDDNKCGQMYLKEIIKDHISGQMKIAPEHTEDKILGLMGKDGKSCLNEFKNQFYKINNELGKKQFLTYYLIAAHPGCKDKDMMDLKRYASQELRVNPEQVQIFTPTPSTYSTLMYYTEKDPFTNQKLFVEKDNGKKQKQKDIVTEKRKNRK
- a CDS encoding YadA family autotransporter adhesin, whose amino-acid sequence is MKKSVSLKLIIFSFLLVSGSITYSATPTIEAGTGTDSTEAGIDNEASKEKSSAFGYKNIADGEESSAFGFSNTASGKRSSAFGHSNKASGERSSAIGYNNEVTGLESSVLGNNYKVTGNHSGAFGIGTYDEVNRVYKRINGGGNSYMIGNDNNIAKGANDNFILGNGVDIGVDSNGRKIEGSVVLGHGSSVSESEVVSVGTPDGGRRIVNVREARITATSNDATTGKQLYQVAKATSTDIDVAAWKAKLGVGSGGVDLTVYSKRDASNLTATDISAWRTKLGVGAGGGGGIVNTATGTGSTGLGIDNTVTGDYSTAIGYKNNVSGNKSGAFGDPNVVTGNGSYAFGNDNTINGNNNFVLGNNVTIGSGIQNSVALGNNSTVSSSNEVSVGSATQKRKITNVADGDVSATSTDAVTGRQLYKAMQNSGATGIENLRNEVNEKIDDVKDEVNHVGSLSAALAGLHPMQYDPKAPTQVMAALGHYRNKQSVAVGLSYYFNDRFMVSAGVAIGGERRVKSMANVGFTVKLGKGSGVEYNETPQYVVQNEVKRLTVENQNLKSQVNNQGKENQELKAEINSLNTKNKEQDEKIKNLEEKLNRLLKNK
- a CDS encoding class I SAM-dependent methyltransferase, giving the protein MDKKLIANWLEEEKNAHIQGWDFSYIHGRYEEENDLPWDYKNIIKQYLKAEYKLLDIDTGGGEFLLTFEHPFKNTSVTENYPPNIEFCKKNLVPLGINLYETDGASLLPFKDNEFDIIINKHGNFNISELFRILKTGGIFITQQVGAENDKELIELLLPKTEFPFPNLYLKNISKKFKETGFKILQEQEAFCPIKFYDIGALVWYAHIIEWEFPNFSVNNCLENLFKAQEILEKQGVVEGKIHRFLIVAQK
- a CDS encoding DUF1904 domain-containing protein, coding for MPHLKIRGIEKNLIVENSKEIIDELTKIIGCDRNWFTIEHQNTKYIFDGKIVDGYTFVELYWFARDEKIKKEVADFLTKFIKKINNNKDCCIIFFTLTGDNYCDNGEFF
- a CDS encoding toxin-antitoxin system YwqK family antitoxin encodes the protein MKKNFIICTFIIFLLASFTVFAEREVDLEKLEYDDKSKLVYLEGENEPFTGIAKDYYKDKSLKIEFPYKNGKMEGRGKEYYPSGKFKSDAFFVDGLLQGKSIGYYENGNLEYEENYKDGELDGLIKDYFESGKIKAEINYKNGELDGPAKEYYENGQVYIQESYKNGELDGESLNFDENGNLKSKEVYKNGELVESSNKNIGEVSIPSKKSNTESKLKYYIGISAFLTVIIGLIVYTIFKMLTAFPKTNHLSDEQRSRIFKILMKYDEGKDGLFSAYRMNGVGTGYYRVRSMMVDNEKVYIYAKMFSILYIPTPITLGYLLCYNKDKILASFSNTTFKEAKKEIEETILHL